In a genomic window of Carassius carassius chromosome 43, fCarCar2.1, whole genome shotgun sequence:
- the tdg.2 gene encoding G/T mismatch-specific thymine DNA glycosylase isoform X2, with protein MEERQYSSLTADMDYLQYWYQTNTQQYQAEQVPQYHQMLNAVQYTERPVEDKIMTDLSVHQDPYPDQPQQHHQLSAQPPALPTTPAKGKKRGRPPKGEGKERTEAEESAKKAKRTLDRFNGMSVEEVMAKKLPDIITHNLDMLIIGINPGLLSAYKGRHYPNPGNHFWKCLYLSGLTDEQLNHMHDQTLPERYGIGFTNMVERTTPGSKDLSNKEIREGGHQLLEKLQMYRPLIAVFNGKCIYETFCKEIFGVKAKNLEFGLQPYKVPETETVCYLMPSSSPRCAQFPRAQDKVHFFIKLKELRDQMKGVVKTQEIQETSYTFDLPLAKEDAKRLSIKEEQHDPGYEETCAHGSQQHTPQAFGVHPSTDTDQVSDNRWTMQPFADQIPDIRCSSSN; from the exons ATGGAAGAAAGGCAGTATTCATCTCTGACGGCCGATATGGATTATCTTCAGTACTG GTATCAAACCAATACTCAGCAGTACCAGGCAGAGCAGGTGCCACAGTACCACCAGATGCTTAATGCCGTCCAATACACCGAGAGACCTGTGGAGGACAAAATCATGACTGATCTTTCAGTGCATCAAGATCCATATCCGGATCAACCTCAACAGCATCATCAACTCTCTGCCCAACCACCAG CCCTTCCAACGACTCCagcaaaaggaaagaaaaggggAAGGCCTCCAAAAGGTGAAGGAAAGGAGAGGACTGAAGCTGAAGAGTCTGCCAAGAAAGCAAAGAGGACGTTAGATCGGTTCAACGGGATGTCAGTGGAGGAAGTCATGGCTAAAAAGCTGCCAGACATCATCACACATAATCTTGACATGCTGATT ATCGGCATCAATCCTGGACTCTTGTCAGCCTACAAGGGAAGGCATTATCCAAATCCTGGGAAccactttt GGAAATGCCTGTATCTTTCTGGGCTGACTGATGAACAGCTCAACCACATGCATGATCAGACGCTTCCTGAACGCTATGGCATTGGTTTCACAAATATGGTGGAGAGGACTACACCTGGGAGTAAAGACTTATCAAA CAAAGAGATCCGTGAAGGTGGCCACCAGCTTCTGGAAAAGCTCCAGATGTACAGACCTTTAATCGCTGTGTTCAATGGAAAAT GTATTTATGAAACATTTTGCAAGGAGATTTTCGGAGTAAAGGCAAAGAACTTGGAGTTCGGATTGCAGCCTTACAAAGTGCCGGAAACTGAGACG GTTTGCTATCTGATGCCATCATCAAGCCCACGCTGTGCCCAGTTTCCTCGTGCTCAGGACAAAGTGCACTTCTTCATCAAGTTAAAGGAGCTCAGGGATCAGATGAAGGGAGTGGTGAAGACTCAAGAGATCCAAGAGACAAGCTACACATTTGATCTGCCTCTGGCCAAAG AGGATGCCAAAAGACTGTCAATCAAAGAAGAGCAGCATGACCCTGGATATGAGGAGACTTGTGCCCATGGATCACAGCAGCACACACCGCAAGCATTTGGGGTCCATCCTTCTACAGACACAG ACCAGGTATCAGACAACCGTTGGACAATGCAGCCATTTGCAGACCAGATTCCAGACATCAGATGTAGCAGCAGCAACTAA
- the LOC132125426 gene encoding ubiquinol-cytochrome-c reductase complex assembly factor 6 encodes MPAGVSWPRYLRMFAASVLSMFAGAQVVHQYYRPDLTIPEVPPKPGELQTELLGLKDRQTDAASQKQ; translated from the exons ATGCCAGCAGGTGTATCGTGGCCGAGATATCTGAGGATGTTTGCAGCCAGTGTGTTGTCAATGTTTGCTGGAGCACAGGTTGTGCATCAGTATTACCGTCCTGATTTA ACCATTCCAGAGGTTCCACCGAAGCCTGGAGAACTGCAAACAGAGCTTCTCGGcttgaaagacagacagacagatgcagcATCTCAGAAACAATGA
- the LOC132125419 gene encoding armadillo repeat-containing protein 10-like, whose product MGDDTVVARLCSVKALLGIVAGAGASYGIYKLVFSRAGDAGVNRKKSAKSVTIQPGSLMAKVSGFKVVSKSDNLDPTAYTESSDIFSKSAASLEPRHLSMLLSLLQSSPNLEERRKVLVTLGNAAAFTVNQDLLREFGGLHIIAGFLSDPSPEIRVQTLNALNNLSMNIRNQEQLKIYVSSVMQMIEMSPVNSDLQLAALRLLTNLSVTDNHQHLMKSSITLLLSLLVVSSEVLQIQVLKVLVNLSSNPDLMDDIVQAQAPASLILLFDCCTSTSVLLRLLFFVGNLRAWRPSAQVAEALRRRQDSLYCVLLDSSSQLHRKLPLLLSHPDEEVKSQVARLLT is encoded by the exons ATGGGAGACGACACTGTCGTAGCCCGCCTGTGTAGCGTGAAGGCTCTGCTGGGGATTGTAGCAGGAGCCGGAGCCTCGTATGGCATTTATAAACTAGTCTTCAGTCGCGCTGGAGATGCGGGAGTAAACAGAAAAAAGTCTGCTAAAAGTGTGACTATTCAGCCTGGAAGCCTGATGGCCAAAGTGTCTGGATTTAAAGTTGTCAGTAAGAGTGATAATCTGGATCCTACAGCGTATACTGAATCTA GTGatattttctccaaatctgctgcCAGCCTGGAGCCTCGACATCTGAGTATGCTTCTCTCGCTTTTACAGAGCAGCCCAAACCTAGAAGAGAGGAGGAAAGTTCTCGTGACTTTAGGAAATGCTGCTGCCTTTACAGTAAACCAG GATCTTCTGCGAGAATTCGGAGGCCTTCACATCATAGCAGGCTTCCTCTCAGACCCTTCGCCTGAGATCCGTGTTCAGACTCTGAACGCTCTGAACAACTTGAGCATGAATATCCGCAATCAAGAGCAGCTGAAG ATATACGTCTCGTCGGTGATGCAGATGATTGAGATGTCGCCGGTGAACTCTGACCTTCAGCTGGCAGCGCTCCGATTGCTCACTAATCTGTCAGTCACGGATAATCACCAGCATCTGATGAAGAGTTCCATCACCCTCCTCCTATCACTACTCGTAGTGAGCAGTGAAGTCCTACAG ATCCAGGTCCTGAAGGTCCTGGTGAATCTTTCCTCCAATCCAGATCTGATGGACGATATTGTGCAAGCTCAG GCTCCAGCGTCCCTGATTTTGTTGTTTGACTGCTGCACAAGCACGTCTGTTCTTCTCCGCCTGCTGTTTTTCGTAGGGAATCTGCGTGCGTGGAGACCCTCTGCTCAGGTGGCTGAAGCTCTGAGGAGGCGGCAGGACTCTCTGTACTGTGTTTTACTGGACAGCTCCTCTCAGCTGCACCGTAAACTGCCCCTGCTGCTGTCCCATCCAGATGAGGAGGTGAAGTCACAGGTGGCCAGACTCCTCACATAA
- the tdg.1 gene encoding thymine DNA glycosylase, tandem duplicate 1 isoform X1, translating to MDERLYGSFPHAPSEYLQQWVQSAQQHLQALQAQYPHMANGNAGFMMEGRREDGGMQQMPVHPEDAAQLEPAAAQKAPAKGKRGRAASKEPKAKGKPGPKPKKAKEAPSAEGQEKIDETFKKVKRKVDRFKGMSEEEVMKKTLPDILIPNLDYVIIGINPGLMAAYIGRWFPGPGNHFWKCLFLSGFTEKLLNHMDDQSLPEKYSIGFTNMVARATPGSKDLSSKELREGGKILVEKIKKFKPLIAVFNGKCIYEMFCREIFGKKPKTLEFGLQPHRVPDSETALYLMPSSSARCAQFPRAQDKVHFYIKLRELRDQLKGVAKPKEIEEVNYSFDLGLAKEDAKRMAIKEEQYDPGYETAFGGAYGELVPEGGQSNGYCSFSTSEEKADTVEKAPTDPNAVGQVQGGQWMTQSFADQIPDIGSSSQAQSWGV from the exons ATGGATGAAAGGCTCTATGGATCTTTCCCTCATGCCCCCTCGGAATACCTCCAACAATG GGTTCAGTCAGCTCAGCAGCATCTGCAGGCCCTTCAGGCTCAGTATCCTCACATGGCTAACGGTAATGCTGGTTTTATGATGGAGGGACGCAGAGAAGATGGAGGCATGCAGCAGATGCCTGTACACCCAGAGGATGCCGCCCAACTGGAGCCTGCGGCTGCACAGAAAG CACCTGCTAAAGGAAAGCGAGGAAGGGCAGCGAGCAAAGAACCTAAAGCCAAAGGCAAACCTGGACCCAAACCCAAAAAAGCCAAGGAGGCCCCGTCAGCTGAAGGACAGGAGAAGATTGACGAAACCTTCAAGAAAGTCAAGAGGAAAGTCGATCGCTTTAAGGGCATGTCGGAGGAGGAAGTCATGAAGAAAACACTGCCTGACATTCTTATCCCCAATCTGGACTATGTCATT ATCGGAATTAATCCAGGGTTGATGGCGGCCTACATTGGAAGATGGTTTCCTGGACCAGGAAACCACTTTT GGAAGTGTCTGTTCCTGTCTGGATTCACAGAGAAGCTGCTAAATCACATGGATGATCAGAGTTTGCCTGAGAAATACAGCATCGGCTTCACAAATATGGTAGCGAGAGCGACACCGGGAAGCAAAGATCTCTCTAG CAAGGAGCTTCGAGAAGGTGGTAAAATCTTAGTGGAAAAGATAAAGAAATTCAAGCCACTCATAGCAGTTTTTAATGGAAAAT GTATATATGAAATGTTCTGTAGGGAGATATTTGGGAAGAAGCCAAAAACACTTGAATTTGGCCTACAGCCTCACAGGGTTCCTGACTCTGAGacg GCGTTGTACCTGATGCCCTCCTCCAGCGCCCGCTGTGCTCAGTTTCCACGTGCTCAGGACAAAGTGCATTTTTACATCAAGCTGAGAGAGCTCCGAGATCAGCTGAAGGGTGTTGCGAAGCCCAAGGAGATCGAAGAAGTCAACTACTCATTTGATCTCGGCCTGGCCAAAG AGGACGCTAAGAGGATGGCCATCAAGGAAGAGCAGTATGATCCTGGTTATGAGACCGCTTTCGGAGGAGCATATGGAGAACTCGTACCTGAAGGAGGCCAAAGCAATGGATATTGTAGCTTCTCCACATCTGAGGAGAAAG CTGACACAGTGGAGAAGGCGCCTACGGATCCAAATGCGGTCGGACAGGTTCAGGGCGGTCAGTGGATGACGCAGTCTTTTGCCGATCAGATCCCAGACATCGGCAGCTCCTCTCAAGCCCAAAGCTGGGGTGTATGA
- the tdg.2 gene encoding G/T mismatch-specific thymine DNA glycosylase isoform X1, translating into MAVRPPVKMEERQYSSLTADMDYLQYWYQTNTQQYQAEQVPQYHQMLNAVQYTERPVEDKIMTDLSVHQDPYPDQPQQHHQLSAQPPALPTTPAKGKKRGRPPKGEGKERTEAEESAKKAKRTLDRFNGMSVEEVMAKKLPDIITHNLDMLIIGINPGLLSAYKGRHYPNPGNHFWKCLYLSGLTDEQLNHMHDQTLPERYGIGFTNMVERTTPGSKDLSNKEIREGGHQLLEKLQMYRPLIAVFNGKCIYETFCKEIFGVKAKNLEFGLQPYKVPETETVCYLMPSSSPRCAQFPRAQDKVHFFIKLKELRDQMKGVVKTQEIQETSYTFDLPLAKEDAKRLSIKEEQHDPGYEETCAHGSQQHTPQAFGVHPSTDTDQVSDNRWTMQPFADQIPDIRCSSSN; encoded by the exons ATGGCAG TAAGACCACCAGTTAAGATGGAAGAAAGGCAGTATTCATCTCTGACGGCCGATATGGATTATCTTCAGTACTG GTATCAAACCAATACTCAGCAGTACCAGGCAGAGCAGGTGCCACAGTACCACCAGATGCTTAATGCCGTCCAATACACCGAGAGACCTGTGGAGGACAAAATCATGACTGATCTTTCAGTGCATCAAGATCCATATCCGGATCAACCTCAACAGCATCATCAACTCTCTGCCCAACCACCAG CCCTTCCAACGACTCCagcaaaaggaaagaaaaggggAAGGCCTCCAAAAGGTGAAGGAAAGGAGAGGACTGAAGCTGAAGAGTCTGCCAAGAAAGCAAAGAGGACGTTAGATCGGTTCAACGGGATGTCAGTGGAGGAAGTCATGGCTAAAAAGCTGCCAGACATCATCACACATAATCTTGACATGCTGATT ATCGGCATCAATCCTGGACTCTTGTCAGCCTACAAGGGAAGGCATTATCCAAATCCTGGGAAccactttt GGAAATGCCTGTATCTTTCTGGGCTGACTGATGAACAGCTCAACCACATGCATGATCAGACGCTTCCTGAACGCTATGGCATTGGTTTCACAAATATGGTGGAGAGGACTACACCTGGGAGTAAAGACTTATCAAA CAAAGAGATCCGTGAAGGTGGCCACCAGCTTCTGGAAAAGCTCCAGATGTACAGACCTTTAATCGCTGTGTTCAATGGAAAAT GTATTTATGAAACATTTTGCAAGGAGATTTTCGGAGTAAAGGCAAAGAACTTGGAGTTCGGATTGCAGCCTTACAAAGTGCCGGAAACTGAGACG GTTTGCTATCTGATGCCATCATCAAGCCCACGCTGTGCCCAGTTTCCTCGTGCTCAGGACAAAGTGCACTTCTTCATCAAGTTAAAGGAGCTCAGGGATCAGATGAAGGGAGTGGTGAAGACTCAAGAGATCCAAGAGACAAGCTACACATTTGATCTGCCTCTGGCCAAAG AGGATGCCAAAAGACTGTCAATCAAAGAAGAGCAGCATGACCCTGGATATGAGGAGACTTGTGCCCATGGATCACAGCAGCACACACCGCAAGCATTTGGGGTCCATCCTTCTACAGACACAG ACCAGGTATCAGACAACCGTTGGACAATGCAGCCATTTGCAGACCAGATTCCAGACATCAGATGTAGCAGCAGCAACTAA
- the LOC132125418 gene encoding 5'-nucleotidase domain-containing protein 3-like: MPTLSLPLSNLFRNQEGFKRLFAHLKSLHTRSGIWRVNSSSTPWVSSSAFVARGRADPVGQLTAGNMCTRSSGDKTSWLWSVYNETKQQTQDLIPVISKNFVNPDTIFANNQMSLQDIEIYGFDYDYTLAFYSSHLHTQIFNIARDILINEHRYPEGLREYDYISNFVIRGLHYDVQKALLMKIDAFHYIQLGTVYRGLNPVPEKEVIAMYEGSHVPLEIMSDYYGKSSHGHTMKQFMDIFSLPEMTLLSCVNDYFMKHNIDYEPVHLYKDVKEAIGDVHVRGIMYRVIEADIEKYICYGEQTHAVLRKLSKNGKKMFLITNSPFDFVDRGMNYIVGKDWRELFDVVIVQADKPGFFNDKRKPFRRVTDKGVLLWDRIHHLEKGQIYKQGNLYEFLRLTGWRGSKVLYFGDHIYSDLADLTLKHGWRTGAIIPELRKEIKIMNTEEYVHTMTWLQALTGLLEQMQVHQDPESQTVIQQWINEREEMRLRTKDIFNIQFGSLFRTYHNPTYFTRRLSRFADIYMASLSCLLNYDLQHTFYPRRTPLQHESPIWPEQTSTGAINIPFQSHSTTPKPE; encoded by the exons ATGCCGACCTTGTCCTTGCCGCTTTCAAACCTCTTCAGAAATCAGGAGGGATTTAAGAGACTTTTCGCGCActtgaagtctttgcacactagAAGCGGGATATGGAGAGTCAACAGCAGCAGCACGCCGTGGGTCTCGAGCTCTGCTTTCGTGGCCCGGGGGAGAGCGGATCCTGTGGGACAGCTCACAGCAGGGAACATGTGCACCCGCTCCAGTGGCGACAAGACCAGCTGGCTCTGGTCTGTTTACAATGAAACCAAACAGCAAACACAAG ATTTAATTCCTGTGATATCAAAGAACTTTGTGAACCCAGACACCATCTTTGCTAATAATCAGATGAGTCTGCAGGACATTGAGATCTATGGCTTTGACTATGATTACACACTTGCATTCTACTCCAGTCACCTTCACACACAAATATTCAACATCGCCCGAGACATCCTCATCAACGAGCACAGG TATCCAGAAGGACTAAGGGAATATGATTATATATCGAATTTTGTGATTCGTGGTCTGCACTATGATGTTCAGAAG GCCTTACTGATGAAGATCGATGCCTTTCATTATATCCAGCTGGGTACAGTGTACAG GGGTCTTAATCCTGTGCCAGAAAAGGAGGTCATTGCGATGTATGAAGGCTCCCACGTACCCCTCGAGATCATGAGTGACTACTATGGCAAG AGCTCTCACGGTCACACCATGAAGCAGTTCATGGATATCTTCTCCCTGCCAGAAATGACGCTGCTGTCCTGTGTTAATGACTACTTCATGAAGCACAACATTGACTACGAGCCTGTTCATCTTTATAAAGACGTCAAG GAGGCCATAGGAGACGTCCACGTCAGAGGGATTATGTATCGAGTGATAGAGGCTGATATCG AGAAGTACATCTGTTACGGGGAGCAGACACATGCTGTTTTACGGAAGCTATCTAAGAACGGAAAGAAGATGTTTTTGATCACGAACAGCCCTTTTGATTTTGT AGATCGAGGCATGAACTACATAGTTGGTAAAGACTGGCGGGAGCTGTTCGATGTTGTCATAGTGCAGGCCGACAAGCCAGGCTTTTTCAATGACAAGAGGAA ACCGTTCAGACGAGTAACTGATAAAGGTGTGTTGTTATGGGACAGGATTCACCACCTTGAGAAAGGGCAGATCTATAAACAG ggaaacctgtatgagtttttgcGGCTTACAGGCTGGAGGGGGTCAAAGGTTTTGTACTTCGGAGATCACATTTACAGCGACCTTGCC GACCTGACCCTGAAACACGGTTGGAGAACAGGAGCTATCATTCCTGAGCTGCGTAAAGAGATCAAAATCATGAATACTGAGGAGTACGTCCACACCATGACCTGGCTGCAGGCCCTGACCGGACTGCTGGAACAAATGCAG GTGCACCAGGACCCTGAGTCACAAACGGTGATTCAGCAGTGGATCAATGAAAGGGAGGAGATGAG GTTACGTACCAAAGACATCTTCAACATCCAGTTTGGTAGTCTTTTCCGCACATACCACAATCCGACCTACTTCACGCGCCGTCTCTCCCGCTTCGCCGACATCTACATGGCGTCCCTCAGCTGTCTGCTGAACTATGACCTCCAGCACACCTTCTACCCCAGACGCACGCCCCTGCAGCACGAGTCTCCCATCTGGCCCGAGCAGACCAGCACCGGAGCCATTAACATCCCcttccagagccacagcacaacccCCAAACCTGAGTAG
- the tdg.2 gene encoding G/T mismatch-specific thymine DNA glycosylase isoform X3, whose amino-acid sequence MLNAVQYTERPVEDKIMTDLSVHQDPYPDQPQQHHQLSAQPPALPTTPAKGKKRGRPPKGEGKERTEAEESAKKAKRTLDRFNGMSVEEVMAKKLPDIITHNLDMLIIGINPGLLSAYKGRHYPNPGNHFWKCLYLSGLTDEQLNHMHDQTLPERYGIGFTNMVERTTPGSKDLSNKEIREGGHQLLEKLQMYRPLIAVFNGKCIYETFCKEIFGVKAKNLEFGLQPYKVPETETVCYLMPSSSPRCAQFPRAQDKVHFFIKLKELRDQMKGVVKTQEIQETSYTFDLPLAKEDAKRLSIKEEQHDPGYEETCAHGSQQHTPQAFGVHPSTDTDQVSDNRWTMQPFADQIPDIRCSSSN is encoded by the exons ATGCTTAATGCCGTCCAATACACCGAGAGACCTGTGGAGGACAAAATCATGACTGATCTTTCAGTGCATCAAGATCCATATCCGGATCAACCTCAACAGCATCATCAACTCTCTGCCCAACCACCAG CCCTTCCAACGACTCCagcaaaaggaaagaaaaggggAAGGCCTCCAAAAGGTGAAGGAAAGGAGAGGACTGAAGCTGAAGAGTCTGCCAAGAAAGCAAAGAGGACGTTAGATCGGTTCAACGGGATGTCAGTGGAGGAAGTCATGGCTAAAAAGCTGCCAGACATCATCACACATAATCTTGACATGCTGATT ATCGGCATCAATCCTGGACTCTTGTCAGCCTACAAGGGAAGGCATTATCCAAATCCTGGGAAccactttt GGAAATGCCTGTATCTTTCTGGGCTGACTGATGAACAGCTCAACCACATGCATGATCAGACGCTTCCTGAACGCTATGGCATTGGTTTCACAAATATGGTGGAGAGGACTACACCTGGGAGTAAAGACTTATCAAA CAAAGAGATCCGTGAAGGTGGCCACCAGCTTCTGGAAAAGCTCCAGATGTACAGACCTTTAATCGCTGTGTTCAATGGAAAAT GTATTTATGAAACATTTTGCAAGGAGATTTTCGGAGTAAAGGCAAAGAACTTGGAGTTCGGATTGCAGCCTTACAAAGTGCCGGAAACTGAGACG GTTTGCTATCTGATGCCATCATCAAGCCCACGCTGTGCCCAGTTTCCTCGTGCTCAGGACAAAGTGCACTTCTTCATCAAGTTAAAGGAGCTCAGGGATCAGATGAAGGGAGTGGTGAAGACTCAAGAGATCCAAGAGACAAGCTACACATTTGATCTGCCTCTGGCCAAAG AGGATGCCAAAAGACTGTCAATCAAAGAAGAGCAGCATGACCCTGGATATGAGGAGACTTGTGCCCATGGATCACAGCAGCACACACCGCAAGCATTTGGGGTCCATCCTTCTACAGACACAG ACCAGGTATCAGACAACCGTTGGACAATGCAGCCATTTGCAGACCAGATTCCAGACATCAGATGTAGCAGCAGCAACTAA
- the tdg.1 gene encoding thymine DNA glycosylase, tandem duplicate 1 isoform X2 has protein sequence MANGNAGFMMEGRREDGGMQQMPVHPEDAAQLEPAAAQKAPAKGKRGRAASKEPKAKGKPGPKPKKAKEAPSAEGQEKIDETFKKVKRKVDRFKGMSEEEVMKKTLPDILIPNLDYVIIGINPGLMAAYIGRWFPGPGNHFWKCLFLSGFTEKLLNHMDDQSLPEKYSIGFTNMVARATPGSKDLSSKELREGGKILVEKIKKFKPLIAVFNGKCIYEMFCREIFGKKPKTLEFGLQPHRVPDSETALYLMPSSSARCAQFPRAQDKVHFYIKLRELRDQLKGVAKPKEIEEVNYSFDLGLAKEDAKRMAIKEEQYDPGYETAFGGAYGELVPEGGQSNGYCSFSTSEEKADTVEKAPTDPNAVGQVQGGQWMTQSFADQIPDIGSSSQAQSWGV, from the exons ATGGCTAACGGTAATGCTGGTTTTATGATGGAGGGACGCAGAGAAGATGGAGGCATGCAGCAGATGCCTGTACACCCAGAGGATGCCGCCCAACTGGAGCCTGCGGCTGCACAGAAAG CACCTGCTAAAGGAAAGCGAGGAAGGGCAGCGAGCAAAGAACCTAAAGCCAAAGGCAAACCTGGACCCAAACCCAAAAAAGCCAAGGAGGCCCCGTCAGCTGAAGGACAGGAGAAGATTGACGAAACCTTCAAGAAAGTCAAGAGGAAAGTCGATCGCTTTAAGGGCATGTCGGAGGAGGAAGTCATGAAGAAAACACTGCCTGACATTCTTATCCCCAATCTGGACTATGTCATT ATCGGAATTAATCCAGGGTTGATGGCGGCCTACATTGGAAGATGGTTTCCTGGACCAGGAAACCACTTTT GGAAGTGTCTGTTCCTGTCTGGATTCACAGAGAAGCTGCTAAATCACATGGATGATCAGAGTTTGCCTGAGAAATACAGCATCGGCTTCACAAATATGGTAGCGAGAGCGACACCGGGAAGCAAAGATCTCTCTAG CAAGGAGCTTCGAGAAGGTGGTAAAATCTTAGTGGAAAAGATAAAGAAATTCAAGCCACTCATAGCAGTTTTTAATGGAAAAT GTATATATGAAATGTTCTGTAGGGAGATATTTGGGAAGAAGCCAAAAACACTTGAATTTGGCCTACAGCCTCACAGGGTTCCTGACTCTGAGacg GCGTTGTACCTGATGCCCTCCTCCAGCGCCCGCTGTGCTCAGTTTCCACGTGCTCAGGACAAAGTGCATTTTTACATCAAGCTGAGAGAGCTCCGAGATCAGCTGAAGGGTGTTGCGAAGCCCAAGGAGATCGAAGAAGTCAACTACTCATTTGATCTCGGCCTGGCCAAAG AGGACGCTAAGAGGATGGCCATCAAGGAAGAGCAGTATGATCCTGGTTATGAGACCGCTTTCGGAGGAGCATATGGAGAACTCGTACCTGAAGGAGGCCAAAGCAATGGATATTGTAGCTTCTCCACATCTGAGGAGAAAG CTGACACAGTGGAGAAGGCGCCTACGGATCCAAATGCGGTCGGACAGGTTCAGGGCGGTCAGTGGATGACGCAGTCTTTTGCCGATCAGATCCCAGACATCGGCAGCTCCTCTCAAGCCCAAAGCTGGGGTGTATGA
- the LOC132125420 gene encoding uncharacterized protein LOC132125420 has translation MRSNFTNVWGQVNSTWQDTIEVAFVIANCLVLLVTLHVGFLANLFVAWAVHHQKSLQTSNNALLVNLAVIDILRCAIDCPLLLSVVLSARDTRDLGDLFCSAQIASFSLICCMQLLTLACISAERYQAIAHPFKNAERRKRITAWIALTWLFPISISVICVVFAKDSPVYVRCRGLRVDTLDSYDTFGVYILTPVWCVCLTLIIGFYGRIFFLVRAHGRKIFDKGSLPPPKKKKDNTEHKKEEKADIKNDAEKQQTFKSDNLKPNQNESHEENPLDLHPTSDELTTSFRNESLDINKPDLANEIPRETKVTFIDELSNEAPQVQEVRVKPNDHQPTSEESSSLTNEEDEEGGVVPNVQHDVAAERSQSSVKGEDGDQLDHTLETFPPPATEEYSTVKSSPSQDTTEVTSPASGNGDKGADKQSVPQETAAETSPASTGEATAAPQEEEEEEEAAGAVCMMPSLAQRERGNAKKESKLAKRSGYIIFTFLIFWIPLIATVVLNHFFYQNDNLTVEVFRELEVLTVSLVCMTSLTNPIIYAAVNPQFRTEFHNLKTKWKAFFTYS, from the exons ATGAGAAGTAATTTCACCAATGTTTGGGGACAAGTGAACAGCACATGGCAAGACACTATAGAAGTTGCGTTTGTAATTGCCAATTGTCTGGTTTTGCTGGTCACTTTGCACGTTGGATTTCTCGCAAACTTGTTCGTGGCGTGGGCCGTGCACCACCAGAAGTCTCTCCAGACGTCCAACAACGCTCTCCTGGTGAATCTGGCCGTTATTGACATCTTGCGATGCGCTATTGATTGTCCATTGCTTCTCAGTGTCGTTTTGAGCGCTCGCGACACGCGAGACCTCGGCGATCTGTTCTGCAGCGCGCAGATCGCGTCGTTTTCTCTCATCTGTTGCATGCAGTTGCTCACGCTGGCGTGCATCAGCGCCGAGCGATATCAAGCCATTGCACATCCGTTTAAAAATGCCGAGCGCAGAAAACGGATAACGGCGTGGATTGCGTTGACATGGCTGTTTCCCATCTCCATATCGGTCATTTGCGTGGTTTTCGCGAAAGACTCGCCGGTGTACGTCAGATGCAGAGGTTTGCGCGTGGACACGTTAGACTCGTATGACACGTTTGGAGTTTACATTTTGACTCCCGTCTGGTGCGTTTGTTTGACGCTCATTATTGGATTCTACGGCCGTATTTTCTTTTTAGTCAGAGCGCACGGTCGGAAAATCTTTGATAAGGGGTCGCTTCCACCACCAAAGAAGAAGAAAGATAATACAGAgcacaaaaaagaagaaaaagctgATATTAAAAATGATgcagaaaaacaacaaacattcAAAAGTGACAATTTAAAACCGAATCAAAATGAGTCACATGAAGAGAATCCACTGGATTTGCATCCAACATCTGATGAACTTACCACATCATTTAGGAATGAGTCCTTGGATATAAACAAACCAGATCTTGCCAATGAAATACCCAGAGAAACCAAAGTCACCTTTATAGATGAACTTTCCAACGAAGCACCACAGGTTCAAGAAGTTCGTGTGAAGCCAAACGACCACCAACCTACTTCTGAAGAAAGTTCTTCATTAACTAATGAAGAAGACGAGGAGGGTGGTGTGGTACCAAATGTGCAGCACGATGTTGCTGCAGAACGTTCTCAGTCATCAGTAAAAGGAGAAGATGGGGACCAACTAGATCATACTTTAGAAACTTTTCCTCCTCCAGCTACTGAAGAATACAGTACTGTTAAGTCAAGCCCTTCACAAGATACTACTGAAGTAACTTCTCCAGCATCAGGGAATGGAGATAAAGGTGCTGATAAGCAAAGTGTTCCTCAAGAAACGGCTGCAGAAACTTCTCCTGCATCGACCGGAGAAGCCACAGCTGCTccacaggaggaggaggaggaggaggaggcggcagGTGCCGTCTGTATGATGCCATCTCTCGCCCAAAGAGAACGAGGGAACGCCAAGAAGGAGAGCAAACTGGCCAAGCGCTCCGGATACATCATCTTCACCTTCCTCATATTTTGGATCCCGCTGATTGCGACAGTGGTTTTAAATCACTTCTTTTACCAAAACGACAATCTAACA GTGGAGGTTTTTCGGGAGCTGGAGGTTTTAACAGTGTCTTTGGTCTGCATGACATCCCTCACCAACCCGATCATCTATGCTGCGGTCAACCCTCAGTTCCGCACAGAGTTTCACAATCTGAAGACAAAATGGAAAGCGTTTTTTACATATTCATAG